The sequence below is a genomic window from Lolium perenne isolate Kyuss_39 chromosome 7, Kyuss_2.0, whole genome shotgun sequence.
ACTTCAGGAAGTTCCCTAAAAACATCTATGTACTAGATCTTGTTAATAAACGTGCATACGCCAAAATCTGAAACAAATGTGATCGTACATGTGCATTCCATAAGTTTGATTTGATATCTTGCCAACTTTCAGACGAATGCAGTTCTTGGAAGGATTACTGCTACCACCCAAGAGTTGGCCCATTATCATTCAGGAGATGGTATATGCTAAACTTGTGCATATAATTATACATCACATCATATCCAGTAGTCCTTGATAATTTGATTAATATTCATGATATGCATATGCAGAGGACAGTATATACTTGGCATATTCAGATTTCCACCCTTATGTTATTGGAGATTTGGCTTGTACCAAGGAGCTAAACCGGTGGTTCTCGAAGCAATTTGAGAAGGTAAATTCGTTGCAACAAACTAGAGATGCAAGTGGGTCAGTGTTAGGGTACCCTTTACCCTCTTTTGTaaaaaaaaagaactaaaatgaTGTTATCACTAAAACGTTAGTGCATTTTGTTGAACTAAATAGGGTAGAAGGTACCCTAACTGTGACACACTTGCACCTATATAACAAACAAACAAACTTCTCTTTGATCCAGATGAATAAGAGATGTGGGAAAGTAgtcttttttttttgttatttACTAAATATCTCACCTTCTCAAATCTCAAACATCACTATCTTGCCCCCTCCCCTATCTCGTTCCAAATCCAGTGGAGGTTAATGGTACAAGGAGTAAAACCGTCATTGTTGGTGTCAAATTCTTACCTATACTTGTTTGCATTTAGTATTTACTCAGCAATACCTTTATTTTAGGTGCAAAAATGTCATAATAATAAAAAGTAATATTTGCCTGTGTAGATGGATATTGCTCAGTTTTCATTGTTGCGTGAGGCTTTTTATGCTGAATAAAATCTCTGCTCTTCCATACGCATAGCTTTTGCCACTGGATTTTGGGGACTTATGTATCATATTCTCAAATTTCTAGAACCAATGCGTTTGAACGATTGCGCATCTCTGCTGCAGCTATACCTTTTGTCTTTTTTAAGTATCACGCAAGCACGCTTCAAAGTTTTGAACTTCTTATTTGTTTCATATTGTTATGTTATGTTATTAGGGGCCATTTAGACTTGTTGCTGAGGAGGGGAAATCCAAATGTTCCTGGGTTAGTCTTGATGACATCACAAATGGCTTGATAAGAGGTACAAACTTTCTTCAGAAACTTTTCTGTTATTGATTTACATTTTATCATGAAGGAATTAGTTGAAATCTGGGAAGGGCATAGCTATGCTCTAGTACTGTAATGGCATGACTGCTCAGAGATGAACAAATTATAACAGCAATGTTCTTGTATGCAGGAGATTCTGAAAAATCTCATCATCACCAGCGTGTGGCTGAGTTACAACGACTCCGTTCAATGTAGGTATCTTCTTCTTGTTACCTTTTATTTCTCTTTATGTTTGCGTCATGATAATGTCTAACATTTCTTTCAATCATGCTGCATGATGCCTGTAATCAGGTGAAACCGCATACTTAGTTGCAATTTGCAAACATTTGTACTGCATGTGTATCGTCGAGATCCATGAAATTTTGTGGTCGCATGGATGGGGAAATTTCTGAATAGACCGTAAATATGTTAGGGAAGTGTTTAGCAGAGCTCCCATCCCACTGCGTCCTGATCCGCTAAATCTCTTCTATCCACCATATTTTTCCAGAGTATCCCCTTTAAGGCTAGTTTGCTTTTGTGATTGGTGTGGCCTAAACTGTTGTGGGAAACCGTTATTTAGAAAACCTCTGTTGAAAAGCAGGTAGTCAAACAGGTGTTCTGCCGGGCATTCACTAAATCCCCTAGCCTGTAACAATTTGTGTAAACCGCTTAGGAGGTGTGTAACAACTTCTATCTTTTCAGTGAAATGAAACGCAAGGATTCCTTTGTGCTTTCTCGAAAAAAAAGTAGGTAGTCAAACAAGATAGCATTCCAAGGTGTTTCTACCAAATGTGATTACAATGATCTATCAATACCAAATGCTATTGGTTCATTTATATCATATACATGTGTGTGGTGCAATTGGTGCACTTGTATTGTCATTATGTATTCTTCAGCGTtaacctcttgacttttcagcttGTATTGTCATTCAGTGTAGTCTTGAGCTTACTCTAGTTTGTCAACAGATTTGCTACAAGTGAACGACAATGGATTGAAGCACAGGTCGAGAATGCTAAACAGCAGGCAATACTCCAAGTTTTAAAATCACAAGTATCCTCCGACGAGGCTCACATACATAGGGATATCCACTCTCTTAGGTATATCTTATGTTACTGATCTTTCTTGTGATTCTATCAGTTTTTCAGCTATGGTCCTTTTACATAATGTGACAAAATATCTGAAAAACAAGAAACTGATCTCTCTTATCTTGATTACTTCTTATCACTGTCTTTTTTTTTCTCCAGGAGAAAGAGTTCTGAGCTTGCTGGAGAACTCTCAACACTTTCTCAAAAGGTGCAGCCTTTCATATCTGAGGTATGAGAAAGAACAGTTTCATCTGCAGAAATGCATTTTATTCCTAAGTTGTAAAATTACCTTTAATGCTCATGACCCAACAATCTGATAAACTGTAGTTCTAATTTTTTTAATGCTACACTCATGAACAGTATTATTTTGATGAAATGTCACAAATTTATCATCATAATGTGTAGGTTTGTTTGTCGAATATCGATATGTATGTGAGTTCAGTGAAGTGTTCATCAACAGACTGGTTTGCGGTGGTTTCATACCCAGACTGACAACTAGGAGTGTTCTGCAATTTCCCAAATCCATGTAGTACCATAAGAGGTGATTACCTCTGGTAGGACTAGAAACTACAAAATGTATTACGAGTTGTGGTGGTATTGTGAAATCGCTATTCCCTTGGAGTAATTTGTGCTCAATTTGGGAGCTACCTTTTGTTATTCAGGAATAGTTGGTACCATGCACAGTTCACCCAAAGTACCACCTCACCAAATGCAACTAGTAattagcacgtgctttgcacgttgtTCCATATAAGTAGAAGAATACATTTTTAACAAAGTAAAGACATATGGTGCCGTGAGAAACAATAAACTGGGATATTTATGGGTGAAATAGAAGTATAATAAAAAAAACTGTAGGCATTGTGTACGCCTTTGCTCTCGACACAGAGAAAAGCGATTAGATCCTGGTTATTGTCGGAGGAAGAGCTCCATTTTTAATGTTTTTCTCAGTCTGTCTAGGGTTTATGTTCTACTTAGAAGGCAGGGGTGACTGCCTGAAGATAAGTCCTCCCCGCATAGCCCCTGTCTTAGTGGTGCTTCTTGCGTGTCGCCAGAGGTCGTGTGGAGGTTTTTCTTTCACGGATCGCTGGATATGGTCGGTGTTCCTTGTGATCTGCGCTTCTTCTCATCAACGATGATTGTTGCTCTCCTACCGGTGGTCCTTTGGAGCCTTAGCCCAACGATTTCTCATTTGTCTACTACAACAAACTCTAATACGTTAAACTTTGCCAGACTCAAATGAGGGATAGGTTGATGGCGGCGTGCATTTGGCTTGTTCGAGTGATTGTAGTCATCGCTAGGTGGTCCAATGACATATTTGTAGTCTTTACTACTCTTGGAATTCCTTATAATGATGTTGAAGATTATAAATAGATTGGTGGATTTTTCGCAAAATAAAGAGAAGTAATGGACATCTCAACATGAGTACGCACATGTTTGTGATTAGGTCAAGGAGTTTTGTAAAAGACGTGCTATATTTTTTAGAAGACATAATGTAGGAAAAATATTTAGGGTCTGTTTTGTGTGCAGTAACTTATATTGAATTTAGTTTCATACTTTTAAGTGAGTTCCTCGAGATAAGATGTCATCGGTCAAACAATTCAGAGtaatatactacctccgtttcaaagaataaggtgcacgcgtattccaagacgaagtTTGACCATAAaagttgagcaacaaaatcttgattatattatatgtaaataGTATCATCGAATTCGTATTGAAAAAAAAACATTCTAATGatgttaatttcatacaaacaatctttatatatttgaagtaattcgtggtcaaacaaaaagcacgAAAAACGTGGGTGTCTTGTTctttgaaacggagggagtataaaataGAACGTATCTTACAATTTGGATATAATTATGTGAGATGGAGCAAGTTTCTTTATTAAAGTTTTCGGTTATTGTACATTTCTTATTCCGTTTAGCACCTGCTACATGTCTGTAAGTTTCGTTCGAAAAAAAAATTGAGAGGGGTTTTTTTTGAGGGAAAATTGAGGGGATTTTAGTGGTCAGAAGAAACCTTTATAAAAGGGCTGAAGAGATGTGAACTGCCTGCTAGAGAACCTGAGCGAAGAGACAGCGTGGCCAGATAGCTCATGGCAATTGCTGGTCGTGGCAGGTTTCCAGAAAAAGAAATTCCGTGTGCACGTCGGTTCCTAGTTCCGCGTGATGAAAAAACGCTCGCAGCGCAGGTTGCAACTTGCAACTGTGCAACGATTGTAGTCTAGAAAATTCGAGGATGGTTGACCATGGACTCTAAAAAATTCAGCTAGCTTCTAGGAGGTTCACGGGCATGCTCGATGCGGACTGATTGGGTGCGCGCGGGCGAATCCAGCGCAGGCCGACCGTCCGATTACTCCCAAAGATACTTGATGAACGGTAGATGGCAGTTTCGTATTGTAAATCAATGGCCACAATAGGTTCGAAGTGTTTCAGCGGGAAACTGGAAGAGGGTGGTAAATCCAAATTCAAAACTGCTACACTATAGTAGTAGAGATATACCTATAGTGTTTTAGAGGACATTGAGGCCAATAAGAATTTGTACTGCAGTGCAACAGTTATGCTCCAATTTTCTTAGCATATGATTAAATCTTTAACAGCATAAGCTTGTTTGTTTGATATATTACTTGCTCTTTCTTCCAGACCATACCATGCCTCTGTTCAGAACTTGCTCAACTTCAAGGCACATATATTTTGCAAGGTTTGCACAAAGTATTCTATTTTATCATTGTTCTGTAAGATtatgtcttttttttttcttctaacATTCTTCTCTCAAATGTTTAGGTGACTACGATTTAAAGGTTATGCGCCAGGAATACTATATCAACAGGCAAAAAACAGTAAGCACACCCCACTATTTCATTTCTACAATATTCTATGTGTCTTCTGTTTCTGTATTTTCTTATTGGTGGTATACTCTCGTGTTATGAAACTAAGATATGACTTAGTTTCATATTCtaaaactggttgtgttgcacctTGTTGGTTTTTTCAATTCATTCAGAAGTGATACTGGTCAATGAAATGCGAATGTGTTTGCTACTGTGCACTGATACGTGGCAAACACCTCCAGCAGCTGCCCTTTTTTACATCCAGTATGTTTACATGTTGAAGTTTGATTTTCAAGGACAATTTTTTTTTTTCATATGATTGTATGTCAGCTGGACTTCCTATTAGTATGCTCATATACCTTCTCACACCTTCTTTTGATCATCTTGGCATTTTATTTATTTGGCAGTTCATCAACCACTTGGTTAATCAGCTTGCTAGACACCAATTTCTGAAGATTGCTTGCCAGCTTGAAAGGAAGCACATAGCCAGTGCTCACTCATTGCTTAGAGTCATAGAATCTGAGCTACAGAGCTACCTATCGGCAGTCAACACCCGTCTGGTAAGTAATCTCTGATGTCTCAGACTTCTCTTTGTTCTCACTTCCTTAGTATTTATTCATGTTTCACACTACTTTCAGAATTATTTTTCAGTCTTATGCCTTAGAGATTCTTGATTTTTTTTGTGTTTACTTCATCTGTAGGGTCATTACAGTTCATTAATTCAAGCTGCATCTGAGGTACATGAACAAGGAGCAATTGATGACCGTGACACTTTCCTCCATGCAGTGCGAGATCTACTATGTATTCACTCAAGTAAGCAGACACCACTGCAATCAGTTAGCAGTTTgaatttctttttattctcctattCTTCATATTATCTACTCTTGTCTATAGATTCCCAAGCAGCAGTACCAACATACATGTCAGCACATGCTTTAGTTCAGCAGATATCGGCACTTCAATCTGACTTGCTTTCTCTTCAGTCTGAACTTGAAAATACTCTTCCAGCTGACAGGAAAAGATGTATTAATGAGTTGTAAGTAATAACAAGGCACTACCTTAATTCATGTCTTAAATATGACTGCTTCTAGTGCTTCTTCTGGTATGAACAGACACATTCATAGTTTGGTGTATAGTAACCAATAAGGGTGGCCTCCAAAAGATCCAGCAAACCACCTGTTTAGATGTTATCTTGCATGCAGCCAAGCTCTGGATGGTAGAGCTAAGCAGACAATGTGTGCATGGTGCTTGGTGTGCCGGCTTGACTTATTTTATACATATGGAATTGCTGCCTGATCTAGTACCCATACAGAATTAAGACTGTGATATGCAAGATAGTATCGATTCAACTAGCCATGCTCCATTTTTTATCTTTCCTTGAGACTTTGTAGAAAAAACCTTGTTGACCAAGTTATTCAATCTGTTGTATACTGCTTAGTCACTTCTTAGTCTGCTAATGCTTATCCAATAGTCATTTCACACGTCTCCGATTCTGCAGATGCACTCTGATTCAAACAGTTGAACAGCTTCTATTTGCCACGTCAACGACTGCAGAACCAGTATTGACACCTTGGGTACACCCTTTGAGCCATCAGATTATGTTATTTCTTGTATTTTTCCTGTATTTCATTACATCTTTGTTCCTGTTGCAGCCACTGATGCGCGCGCTTGATGATATGGAAAATGCCAATGCTCAAGTCGAAGTTGCTGTTGAAGAAGTAACCAAGGCTCGTACTCAAAAGATAAAGGTAATGCACTTGTTAGCTGTTACTATGCTATCATCCTTCTTTACCTTACGGAGTATTGGAATCATTATGCACTCGATTTTCCTGCATAGATCTGAAGCTCTGAAGAATAGTAGTCTTTGTCTCTCTTCTGTCTCCATGTTTCTCTGTAGGCTTCATGTTTACAAAAACATTTGCATTACCTCTTGTGTCTTGATTCAATAGACAATATTTGCTAAGCGAAGAACTTGAAGAGACTAGTACAGAGGGTTCTGGTTAATAGTAGTTCTTCTCTCTCTTTGTTGCTGTAGAATTCATGTTTACAAATGAATTTGCAGATCTTTGAGAATCGTGCCCATGAGGTGGGGAGGGAAAGGCAGGTGTTTGTCGATTTCTTCAGCAACCACGAGCGTCTCAAGAATCAAGTCAGAGAGTTGACCTCCCGCGTGAAAGCTCTCCAGGAATAGAATAGAGCCCTTTCTCTAGACGGGTAAGCATATGACGCTCAACTTTTCTATCTCCCTACTCGATCACACCACATCTCACAACTGAACTTTCAGTTCTAGCCTTCTTGTGCCAGGTATCTCGAAAATGGATGCGACTGCCAAAGCTCATGGCTCCAGTCTGTGGCAATGCCTTTTCTTCCAGAACTCCAACACAAAGTTGGGGCACGTGTGTGCGGTGCTAGTACGGAACACGGTTAACCATTGAATGGTTTGGATTTCATGTGTGGGCCCTTGCGCTGCGTGAGTGCTAGGCGTTATTGTATTAATGCTGCTCTGTATGTTGTAAAATATGTTAGAAATCACGAGCAAGCTTGAAACTggttgtggtggtggtgctgTGTAAAGGAACAATTGATTTAAGTAGTTTATATTAGGCGGTTGATTTAGTTGGGACTAACAACTTTCTCAAAGTTGCTGCAATTCAATCGCTATGAGCCTAGCTGGGATAGAATCTAGTGGGACCAGCTCAAAAAAGTTAGTTGCCTCCGAACATAACTACTGTAGAAGTTGCGTTGGACAGCAGAGCTTAAGCCTTCTTTGATTTGTAGGAATTAATAAGAAACAAATCAATTCAGTTTGACATAAACTGAAAATTCCTCTAGTAATCAAAATAGGCCACTTAATAGGGAGTGGTGTTTTCTTGGTAGAGAGAGCATACccacccgggagccaaattgaGTGTTTTGGCACATAGGATCATATGATCCCTTTACTTTGAAATACATCTTAGATATATTTTGAAACatcaaaaaattgaaaaaaaaatcgcaCGTACATCTTTATGTGCTACACggccacaaagttgtttcatgaaaATTTGACTTGTCTTGTgacatgtgtaaaaaagataaaatttgcTGCTAAAAATAAAACTCCTAGTAACATAAATTGTgggtggagatgtacatgtaaaaattttTGACACTTCGAAATATATTTTCTTGgtagaggaagtaataccattggGCTCCCTGATCTTTCTGTGCGTACTGTCAATGCTGAGCAATCTCTGATTTCAAGCAAaccagtggtttggaaacctgagcTATCAGAGTTTGTGCTGAACCGGTTGGTTCAGCTCGTCCGTAACGGTGTCTGCTTCAACATGGGATTCAAAGAGCAGCAGATGAAGAAAGTAGATGTTGATgttctatcattcgttgacatacATGTGACAACTCTTCAGCTCTACAACCACATCAGAAACTGGAGGACCAAGTGAACCGTCATAATGAAGATGAAAACCGATGGCAATCTGGACTGGAGCGAAGATGGTTGCTGCTTCGATGCTGCTGATGAAGATACGGCGGACGAGTACATTCAGGTAATAAGCCTCATTGAGTTCCTTCATCGATCTGTATATGTGAATGTCGTCCGCACTAACAGTTATTCCTTGTGGATTGCAGCGCAACCCGAGGCATCGTCAGTACCTCGGGACCTCGATCACAAACTatgctcagatgaagacgatCTTCACACCCCGGTTTGTCAGCAGGGCGCAACTGTTCCAACCTAAGTTGCTGGTCAAGGATATCGACTTCATTGCAGACAACGAAGAACAGTATGCCGAGTACCGTAAGCTGCAGCTACCGGAGAGGAGGAGCTGGCTTAGGACCTAGCTTCGCAACCAGTTCCTGCTTAGTGCTTCTATATCCCATGATCTGCTCATTTTAGGAGGTGGACTCTTATCCCTCCATTAGCTAGAACTTGTTTGAAACTGATTCCCGGTCTGTAATGATAAACTTgttcgaggtggtatatactaacccctcgtgTGATGAACCTGCGATGCATCACGAAGTATAGTTGTTTCACTCGTGATGCATCGCCCATTACGTAGTTGTTGTGTATTACTAGCACCTGGTGAACTGAATTTGTTATGTGTTGTAATTCAGTTATTAGCAGTGTTGGGTAACCTCACCACTCTATGGAAAGGGTTACCACAGCTCGCCCCTATCTGCAACCAAACAGCGTGTGGACTACACGAGCAGGGAAGAAAGTAGTAGACACCCAAACAATGGGGCATGCCTTCCCTCTCCAGCTCAGAAAAGGCAGTACAGGGTACCAAACGATCCGCGTTTTATGGTCCGTTTGACGCGTAGGGAGACCCGTTCGTGACGCGTAGGGAGACCCATCTCGCTGGCATAGTGGTGAAGAAATCcatgcaggctaccaaacgcaCCCCAGATTGTTGTCCCCCATCATGCACGCCATGAAAAACGGGGGCAAACCAGCCCAACAAAAAGTCAACCTCAGCTTGTCCACCGTCCTCTGAGAGGACTTGCAAGTTGGAACAGAACGCTCCAGCCGATGGCTGTGAAGAAATTAGAGGTCGAGAACCTGGTCGTGAAACA
It includes:
- the LOC127317914 gene encoding AUGMIN subunit 3; this encodes MSGAALCAALTELGFDGEDPLDADALEWPFQYEEARPLLAWICSCLRPSNVLSPSHLSQYEQLLEEGRLLEGEDLDSAFDSISAFSSKKDNQEAIFEAEETILDIREAKLAYRAEVFELQKQIARQQAQFDLLAGQASSLIQGRRARVSAMSTVSVQLISLDEILSSRNLETNAVLGRITATTQELAHYHSGDEDSIYLAYSDFHPYVIGDLACTKELNRWFSKQFEKGPFRLVAEEGKSKCSWVSLDDITNGLIRGDSEKSHHHQRVAELQRLRSIFATSERQWIEAQVENAKQQAILQVLKSQVSSDEAHIHRDIHSLRRKSSELAGELSTLSQKVQPFISETIPCLCSELAQLQGTYILQGDYDLKVMRQEYYINRQKTFINHLVNQLARHQFLKIACQLERKHIASAHSLLRVIESELQSYLSAVNTRLGHYSSLIQAASEVHEQGAIDDRDTFLHAVRDLLCIHSNSQAAVPTYMSAHALVQQISALQSDLLSLQSELENTLPADRKRCINELCTLIQTVEQLLFATSTTAEPVLTPWPLMRALDDMENANAQVEVAVEEVTKARTQKIKIFENRAHEVGRERQVFVDFFSNHERLKNQVRELTSRVKALQE